A genomic region of Nostoc sp. UHCC 0702 contains the following coding sequences:
- a CDS encoding PhzF family phenazine biosynthesis protein — protein sequence MGQIITQVDAFTNKPFAGNPAAVCVLSTPQDDGWMQNVAQEMNLSETAFLVRQDDGFNLRWFTPTVEVPLCGHATLASAHVLWSEAHLLPDEIARFHTKSGVLIAKRQGAWIELDFPVNHSQTTVAPPELSQALGVPYKAVFQNSLGYLVEVESEDLVRQMQPNFQEIKKLPIDNVIVTSKTDADSTYDFVSRFFAPGVGINEDPVTGAAHCCLASFWRDRYIKDEFLAYQASSRGGVVKVRYQGGDRVFLGGQAVTVLRGELTL from the coding sequence ATGGGACAAATTATTACTCAGGTTGATGCTTTCACTAATAAACCCTTTGCAGGGAACCCTGCTGCTGTGTGTGTTTTATCTACTCCCCAAGATGATGGCTGGATGCAAAACGTGGCACAGGAGATGAATTTATCTGAGACAGCTTTTCTAGTCAGACAGGACGACGGCTTTAATCTGCGTTGGTTTACGCCGACTGTGGAAGTACCGCTTTGTGGTCATGCTACCTTAGCTAGTGCCCATGTGCTATGGTCAGAGGCGCATCTGTTACCTGATGAAATTGCGCGTTTTCATACCAAAAGCGGAGTATTGATTGCTAAACGTCAAGGTGCTTGGATTGAGTTAGATTTTCCCGTGAATCACTCCCAAACAACAGTTGCCCCTCCAGAACTCAGCCAAGCTTTAGGTGTACCTTACAAAGCAGTTTTTCAGAATTCTCTGGGTTATTTGGTAGAAGTTGAGTCTGAAGATTTGGTACGGCAAATGCAGCCGAATTTTCAGGAGATAAAAAAATTACCTATAGATAATGTGATTGTCACCAGCAAAACTGATGCTGATTCAACTTATGACTTCGTTTCTCGCTTCTTTGCACCAGGAGTAGGTATTAATGAAGACCCAGTAACAGGTGCTGCCCATTGTTGCCTTGCTTCCTTCTGGCGCGATCGCTACATTAAAGATGAGTTCTTAGCTTATCAAGCATCTAGTCGTGGTGGAGTCGTAAAGGTACGTTATCAAGGGGGCGATCGGGTCTTTCTCGGCGGACAAGCTGTTACTGTGCTGCGAGGAGAATTAACCTTGTAG